The Blattabacterium sp. DPU genome includes a window with the following:
- the trpD gene encoding anthranilate phosphoribosyltransferase, with amino-acid sequence MKKILKNLFLEKTLTKQEAKNLLIELSKGKINKTQAVAITTIYNMRSPTLEEIIGFKQAMMELSIKINLTEFNAVDIVGTGGDGKNTFNISTLACFIVAGTGEKVIKHGSFSSSSLTGSSNILKGLGYHFTNKEENLKNQLDKVGICYLHAPVFHPILSSISEVRKELGVKTIFNTLGPLLNPGKPKNQLLGVNNLELARIYYYMYQNTNNNYAIIHSLDGYDEITLTSDIKCYTPKGEQFFSVEKLKKIGSKKIKVNPNELKGGKNIEENIRIFISILSGEGTLAQNEVVLTNATFALSLLNQDSFENNYDKAKHSLKSGQAKNILIQLLDL; translated from the coding sequence ATTAAAAAAATATTAAAAAATCTTTTTTTAGAAAAAACATTGACAAAACAAGAAGCTAAAAATCTTTTGATAGAATTATCAAAAGGGAAAATTAACAAAACACAAGCTGTAGCTATAACTACTATATATAATATGAGATCTCCTACTTTAGAAGAAATAATAGGTTTTAAGCAAGCTATGATGGAACTATCCATAAAAATTAATCTTACAGAATTTAATGCTGTTGACATTGTTGGAACAGGTGGAGATGGAAAAAATACTTTTAATATTTCTACTTTAGCATGTTTTATAGTAGCAGGAACAGGAGAAAAAGTGATCAAACATGGAAGTTTTAGTTCTTCTTCTCTCACTGGATCTTCAAATATATTAAAAGGATTAGGATATCATTTTACTAACAAAGAAGAAAATTTGAAAAATCAATTAGATAAAGTAGGTATTTGTTACTTACATGCTCCTGTATTTCATCCTATATTGAGTAGTATATCTGAAGTAAGAAAAGAATTAGGAGTTAAAACTATTTTTAATACACTTGGTCCATTGTTAAATCCAGGAAAACCAAAAAATCAGCTGTTAGGAGTAAACAATTTAGAATTAGCAAGAATATATTATTATATGTATCAAAATACCAATAATAATTATGCTATTATTCACAGTTTAGATGGATATGATGAAATTACACTTACTAGTGATATCAAATGTTATACTCCAAAAGGAGAACAATTTTTTTCTGTAGAAAAATTAAAAAAAATAGGAAGTAAAAAGATTAAAGTAAATCCTAATGAATTAAAGGGAGGAAAAAATATAGAAGAGAACATTCGAATATTTATTAGTATTTTATCTGGAGAAGGAACTTTAGCTCAAAATGAAGTCGTTTTAACAAATGCTACATTTGCATTAAGTTTATTAAATCAAGATAGTTTTGAAAATAATTATGATAAAGCAAAACATTCATTAAAAAGTGGTCAAGCAAAAAACATTCTAATCCAATTATTAGACTTATGA
- a CDS encoding anthranilate synthase component I family protein encodes MFKFNFRTIQKKILADSTTPIELYLKIRDIFPNTLLLESSNHQILKNNFSILCINPISEFILDQNVLRISYPNCVHKHIFINDKLDIQILIEDFFQKFENKNMSISYSGLYGYISYDSIQYFEKIQFHAPIKEIYNIPKIRLGFYKNLIVFHHFHHKIYIIEHQFDDIEKKTYINQLIELIKKKNFASFPFKSIGNRYSNVTDVEYKKMVSLGIKACLRGDVFQIVLSRQFQQKFKGDEFNVYRALRFINPSPYLFYFDYGNYKLFGSSPESQLIIHHQIAYINPIAGTIRRSGNKYKDKKLSENLANNPKENAEHVMLVDLARNDLSKNSSHVKVEEFKEIQVFSHVLHMVSQVSGKLEKNISIVKIFGDTFPAGTLSGAPKYKAMELIDKIENQHRGVYGGAIGFFGLKNSCVNMAIIIRSFVSKNNILFFQAGAGIVSDSQENKELEEVNNKLMALFKAIELAKNI; translated from the coding sequence ATGTTTAAATTTAATTTCAGAACCATTCAGAAAAAAATTTTGGCTGATAGTACCACACCAATAGAATTATATTTAAAAATAAGAGATATTTTTCCTAATACATTATTATTAGAATCATCCAATCATCAAATATTAAAAAATAATTTTTCTATTCTTTGTATAAATCCTATTTCTGAATTTATTTTAGATCAAAATGTATTACGAATATCATATCCTAACTGTGTACACAAACATATTTTTATAAATGATAAATTAGATATACAAATTTTAATTGAAGACTTTTTTCAAAAATTTGAAAATAAAAATATGAGTATATCTTACTCAGGTTTATATGGATATATATCTTATGATAGTATTCAATATTTTGAGAAGATTCAATTTCATGCTCCAATTAAAGAAATATATAATATTCCAAAAATACGATTAGGTTTCTATAAAAATTTGATTGTATTCCATCATTTTCATCATAAAATATATATCATTGAACATCAGTTTGATGATATTGAAAAAAAAACTTACATCAATCAATTGATAGAATTGATTAAAAAGAAAAATTTTGCTTCTTTTCCATTTAAATCTATAGGAAATCGTTATTCAAATGTAACAGATGTAGAATACAAAAAAATGGTATCCTTAGGAATCAAAGCTTGTCTACGTGGAGATGTTTTTCAAATCGTATTATCTCGTCAATTTCAACAAAAGTTTAAAGGAGATGAATTTAATGTATATCGTGCTTTACGATTTATAAATCCTTCTCCATATCTTTTTTATTTTGATTATGGAAATTACAAATTATTTGGTTCTTCTCCGGAATCACAACTTATCATTCATCATCAAATTGCCTATATTAATCCAATAGCAGGAACAATACGAAGATCAGGAAATAAATATAAAGATAAAAAATTATCCGAAAATCTTGCAAATAATCCAAAAGAAAATGCAGAACATGTTATGTTAGTCGATTTAGCAAGAAACGATCTTAGCAAAAATTCTTCTCATGTAAAAGTAGAAGAATTTAAAGAAATTCAAGTTTTTTCTCATGTATTACATATGGTATCTCAAGTATCAGGAAAGTTGGAAAAAAATATATCAATTGTAAAAATATTTGGAGATACTTTTCCTGCAGGAACTCTTTCTGGAGCTCCTAAATATAAAGCTATGGAATTAATTGATAAAATTGAGAATCAACATAGAGGAGTATATGGAGGAGCAATTGGTTTTTTTGGACTAAAAAACTCTTGTGTAAACATGGCCATAATTATCCGTTCTTTTGTAAGTAAAAATAATATATTATTCTTTCAAGCTGGAGCAGGTATTGTATCTGATTCTCAAGAAAACAAAGAATTGGAAGAAGTGAATAATAAACTTATGGCCTTATTTAAAGCTATAGAATTAGCTAAAAATATATGA
- a CDS encoding putative porin, giving the protein MKEKIIKHHIDENQIGITEKVEFYDPTYQDYKFWTEEKNVKETFIEKDFSIKKYYSHNFFKYDNIGFFPRNGKDLFIPNEYQKLMQENFNEKMPKKMFFFKDPFFYREKIKYFDVKTPISEIFYVNDFLKKEKTLGGFFSQNFNEKTNYSIEYRNFHLENEPDSAKSKDLVLTTFNYQNHNDNDYDYKLWGHYIYQKFETKEKKEIKKWNIKNYKNILFHYNKLIHNRSYISFIQKIFSFKEKNRSLFLKTHLEYEKYYQDYLFQYLQKKINHFYLRNGLFLIFKQKKINIEVGSIFDKIHYQLFNNNYIKNKTVNSLSIQTKIHYPINDIYELYSSGKWIVENNNIQKYYFNTNVTFNVFLPKFLFFTQFSIDENDLVYNSFIPIYILKKNLDCYNNEQKNIFVFNRKKTINFSINKDKYYASFYISRLNRSYDEKSMEKFLYRKYIQLYGLQVETTHNIWKFQLNNILLYNKYNSDPLIFSIPNFLSRSTIFYRDNYFNKALFIQTGFSFYYFSKFYHQKISYPFQTFSFEKECIPNQIGGTPFVDYFLNFKIYRTIFYFKIQNIEFNNNNEFFIKTGFLWNLFT; this is encoded by the coding sequence ATGAAAGAAAAAATAATAAAACATCATATTGATGAAAATCAAATTGGAATAACTGAAAAAGTGGAATTCTATGATCCTACTTATCAGGATTATAAATTTTGGACGGAAGAAAAAAATGTGAAAGAAACTTTTATAGAAAAAGATTTTTCCATAAAAAAATATTATTCTCATAATTTTTTCAAATATGATAATATTGGATTCTTTCCAAGAAATGGAAAAGATTTGTTTATTCCTAATGAATATCAAAAATTAATGCAAGAAAATTTTAACGAAAAAATGCCTAAAAAAATGTTTTTTTTTAAGGATCCTTTTTTTTATCGTGAAAAAATTAAATATTTTGATGTTAAAACTCCAATTTCAGAAATTTTTTATGTAAATGATTTTTTAAAAAAAGAAAAAACATTAGGTGGTTTTTTTTCACAAAATTTTAATGAAAAAACGAATTATTCCATAGAATATAGAAATTTCCATTTAGAAAATGAACCTGATTCAGCAAAAAGTAAAGATTTAGTATTAACTACCTTTAATTATCAAAATCATAACGATAACGATTATGATTATAAATTATGGGGTCATTATATTTATCAAAAATTTGAAACAAAAGAAAAAAAAGAAATAAAAAAATGGAATATAAAAAATTATAAAAATATTTTGTTTCATTATAACAAACTAATTCATAATAGATCTTATATAAGTTTTATTCAAAAAATTTTTTCTTTCAAAGAAAAAAATAGATCATTATTTTTAAAAACTCATTTGGAATATGAAAAATATTATCAAGATTATTTATTTCAATATTTACAAAAGAAAATTAATCATTTTTATTTGAGAAATGGTTTATTTTTAATTTTCAAACAAAAAAAAATTAATATAGAAGTAGGATCAATTTTTGATAAAATACATTATCAATTATTCAATAATAATTATATTAAAAATAAAACTGTCAACAGTTTATCTATACAAACTAAAATACATTATCCTATTAATGATATTTACGAATTATATTCAAGCGGAAAATGGATTGTAGAAAATAATAATATTCAAAAATATTATTTTAATACTAATGTAACGTTCAACGTATTTTTACCCAAATTTCTATTTTTTACTCAATTTAGTATTGATGAAAATGATTTAGTTTATAATAGTTTTATTCCTATTTATATTTTAAAAAAAAATTTAGATTGTTATAATAATGAACAAAAAAACATATTTGTTTTTAATAGAAAAAAAACAATTAATTTTTCTATAAACAAAGATAAATATTATGCTTCTTTTTATATATCTAGGTTAAATCGTTCTTATGATGAAAAATCTATGGAAAAATTTTTATATCGTAAGTATATACAGTTATATGGATTACAAGTAGAAACTACACATAATATATGGAAATTTCAATTAAATAATATTTTACTATATAATAAATACAATTCTGATCCATTAATTTTTTCTATTCCCAATTTTTTATCGAGAAGTACTATATTTTATAGGGATAATTATTTTAATAAAGCTTTATTTATACAAACAGGATTTTCTTTTTATTATTTCAGTAAATTTTATCATCAAAAAATTTCTTATCCTTTTCAAACTTTTTCTTTTGAAAAAGAATGTATTCCTAATCAAATTGGGGGAACTCCTTTTGTAGATTATTTTTTAAATTTTAAAATATATAGAACTATATTTTACTTCAAAATTCAAAACATAGAATTCAACAATAACAATGAATTTTTTATTAAAACAGGTTTTTTGTGGAATCTTTTTACTTGA
- the gcvH gene encoding glycine cleavage system protein GcvH, translating into MNPNNLRYSKNHEWISLPNDKNQSYVGITHFAQNELGDIVYLDVENSIIGKKVKAENSFGTIEAVKTVSDLFMPVSGYILEINNRLLSNPELINQSFYSEGWIIRIEIVEVKEYDQLMSSKEYQEYIQKTK; encoded by the coding sequence ATGAACCCTAATAATTTAAGGTATAGTAAAAATCATGAATGGATTAGTCTTCCCAATGATAAAAATCAATCTTATGTAGGAATCACTCATTTTGCTCAAAATGAGTTGGGAGACATTGTTTATTTAGATGTAGAAAATTCTATCATAGGAAAAAAAGTAAAAGCTGAGAATTCCTTTGGAACAATAGAAGCGGTAAAAACTGTTTCAGATTTGTTTATGCCTGTTTCTGGTTATATTCTTGAAATTAATAATAGATTATTATCTAACCCAGAATTAATTAATCAAAGTTTTTATAGTGAAGGATGGATAATTCGAATAGAAATTGTAGAAGTAAAAGAGTATGATCAATTAATGTCTTCAAAAGAGTACCAAGAATATATACAGAAAACAAAATAA
- a CDS encoding phosphoribosylanthranilate isomerase produces MKSRSLKIKVCGIKLDLQKIFDSFPDFVGFIFYPNSPRFVGFDFVIPKFEKKISKIGVFVNESEKNIFKIKEKNKLDFIQLHGTESSVFCEKLFKKGLKLIKAFRIDDLFSFEKITDYIPFCTYFLFDSNTIYYGGSGKKFCWKKLHEYTFQVPFFLSGGIGIQDFDQIKNFSHSKMFGIDINSKFEIFPGKKDIIKLNSFIKKIKEL; encoded by the coding sequence ATGAAATCTAGATCATTAAAAATAAAAGTATGTGGAATAAAACTTGATCTACAAAAAATTTTTGATTCTTTTCCCGATTTTGTCGGTTTTATATTTTATCCTAATTCTCCTAGATTTGTCGGTTTCGATTTTGTTATCCCAAAATTTGAAAAAAAAATATCGAAAATAGGTGTTTTTGTAAACGAATCAGAAAAAAACATATTTAAAATAAAAGAAAAAAATAAATTAGACTTTATTCAATTACATGGAACAGAAAGTTCTGTGTTTTGTGAAAAACTATTCAAAAAAGGATTAAAATTAATTAAGGCTTTTAGAATCGATGATTTATTCTCCTTTGAAAAAATTACAGATTATATTCCTTTTTGTACTTATTTTTTATTTGATAGTAATACAATTTATTATGGAGGAAGCGGTAAAAAATTTTGTTGGAAAAAACTTCATGAATACACTTTTCAAGTTCCATTTTTTTTAAGTGGAGGAATAGGAATACAAGATTTCGATCAAATCAAAAATTTTTCACATTCTAAAATGTTTGGAATAGATATTAATAGCAAATTTGAAATTTTTCCAGGAAAAAAAGACATCATAAAATTAAATTCCTTTATAAAAAAAATAAAAGAACTATGA
- the trpC gene encoding indole-3-glycerol phosphate synthase TrpC produces the protein MNLLEKIVSIKKKEVYQNKITHPIKKLENSILFKRKTFSLVKNITKSHTGIIAEFKCKSPSKGIINNTVSVEKVVKDYELAGVSGISILTDQYFFSGEKKNIKKSRSIVSLPILRKDFIIDEYQIIESKSIGADVILLIAGILSKNQITKFSKLAKNIGLEIIIEIHNEFEINKITDNLDIVGINNRDLQTFVVDYNNCLRLSSKISNNYIKIAESGINNVNHIFQLKKKGFKGFLIGEHFMRKKNPGKICKDFIKSLSKKN, from the coding sequence ATGAATCTTCTTGAAAAGATTGTATCTATAAAAAAAAAAGAGGTATACCAAAATAAAATTACACATCCAATAAAAAAATTGGAAAATAGTATCCTATTTAAAAGAAAAACTTTTTCTCTAGTTAAAAATATAACTAAAAGCCATACTGGAATTATTGCAGAATTTAAGTGTAAATCCCCATCTAAAGGAATTATTAATAATACCGTGTCAGTAGAAAAAGTAGTTAAAGATTATGAATTAGCAGGAGTTAGTGGAATATCTATTCTTACTGATCAATATTTTTTTTCTGGTGAAAAAAAAAATATAAAAAAATCACGCTCTATTGTCTCTCTTCCTATTTTAAGAAAAGATTTTATTATTGATGAATATCAAATTATAGAATCTAAATCTATAGGAGCTGATGTAATTTTATTAATTGCCGGAATTCTTTCTAAAAATCAAATAACTAAGTTTTCTAAACTTGCAAAAAATATTGGGTTAGAAATTATTATTGAAATTCATAATGAATTTGAAATAAATAAAATAACAGATAATTTAGATATTGTAGGAATCAATAATCGAGATTTACAAACTTTTGTAGTAGATTATAATAATTGTTTAAGATTATCTTCAAAAATTTCTAATAATTATATAAAAATAGCAGAAAGTGGGATCAATAATGTGAATCACATATTTCAATTAAAAAAAAAAGGATTTAAAGGTTTTTTAATTGGAGAACATTTTATGAGAAAAAAAAACCCTGGAAAAATTTGTAAAGATTTTATAAAATCCTTATCAAAAAAAAACTAA
- a CDS encoding anthranilate synthase component II encodes MNKILILDNYDSFTYNLVHTVKKLTKNPIKVYRNNEIKLSDIEKYNKIILSPGPGIPDEAHILKPLVKTFASTKSIFGVCLGQQAIGEVFGATLLNTKEVYHGISSLIRIVDSQEILFKKLPREIQVGRYHSWIISQQNFPEELEITAIGDKGEIMALRHKFYDVRGVQFHPESILTPYGEKIIDNWLNIS; translated from the coding sequence ATGAATAAAATACTGATTTTGGATAATTATGATTCTTTTACTTATAATCTTGTCCATACTGTCAAAAAATTGACCAAAAATCCTATAAAAGTATATAGAAATAATGAAATTAAACTTTCGGATATAGAAAAATATAATAAAATTATTCTCTCTCCAGGTCCTGGAATCCCTGATGAAGCGCATATTTTAAAACCTTTAGTAAAGACTTTCGCTTCTACTAAAAGTATTTTTGGAGTTTGTTTAGGTCAACAAGCAATAGGAGAAGTATTTGGCGCTACTCTTTTGAATACAAAAGAGGTTTATCATGGTATATCCAGTTTAATTAGAATTGTAGATTCACAAGAAATTTTATTTAAAAAATTACCTAGAGAGATTCAAGTGGGACGTTATCATTCTTGGATTATATCTCAACAGAATTTTCCTGAAGAACTTGAAATTACAGCTATTGGAGATAAAGGAGAAATTATGGCTTTACGTCATAAATTTTATGATGTACGTGGAGTACAATTTCATCCAGAATCTATTTTAACTCCATATGGAGAAAAAATAATAGATAATTGGTTGAATATTAGTTAA
- the ccoS gene encoding cbb3-type cytochrome oxidase assembly protein CcoS: MDILIIMILSSVSLGAIFLIFFLYSLYSGQFDDYESPSIRILIDDFDKK, translated from the coding sequence ATGGATATATTAATTATTATGATATTATCTAGTGTTTCTTTAGGAGCTATTTTTCTTATATTTTTTTTATATAGTCTTTATTCGGGGCAATTTGATGATTATGAATCTCCTAGTATTAGAATTTTAATTGATGATTTTGATAAAAAATGA
- a CDS encoding glycoside hydrolase family 73 protein, with amino-acid sequence MKKFFYFILFFSMSLFSFSQKKYKEKEIENVIEYIKKYAAFAVEEMEKFGIPASIKLGQGILESSSGNSSLSKATNNHFGIKCGKNWRGDVYYHDDDIPQECFRKYNSVRESFHDHSKFLKQPRYSKLFLLKKNDYQAWATELKKAGYATSLNYANLLIDQIEKYYLWKFDQKTTSSIEKRISQYLNYMKNKDKDSFFTTFSRKVRFFIKNLYKAIIIKI; translated from the coding sequence ATGAAAAAGTTTTTTTATTTTATATTATTCTTTTCTATGTCATTGTTTTCTTTTTCACAAAAAAAGTATAAAGAAAAAGAAATAGAAAATGTAATTGAATATATTAAAAAATATGCTGCTTTTGCTGTTGAAGAAATGGAAAAATTTGGAATACCAGCTAGTATTAAATTGGGTCAAGGTATTTTAGAATCTTCTAGTGGAAATAGTTCTTTGTCCAAAGCAACAAACAATCATTTTGGAATTAAATGTGGAAAAAATTGGAGAGGAGATGTTTATTACCATGATGACGATATTCCGCAGGAATGTTTTAGAAAATATAATTCTGTACGAGAATCTTTTCATGACCATTCTAAGTTTTTAAAACAACCACGTTATTCTAAATTATTTCTTCTTAAAAAAAATGATTATCAAGCTTGGGCTACGGAACTCAAAAAAGCAGGTTATGCTACATCCTTAAATTATGCTAATTTATTAATTGATCAAATAGAAAAATATTATTTATGGAAATTTGATCAAAAAACTACTTCTAGTATAGAAAAAAGAATCAGTCAATATTTGAATTATATGAAAAATAAAGACAAAGATTCTTTTTTTACAACATTTAGTAGAAAAGTACGTTTTTTTATAAAAAATTTATATAAAGCAATTATAATTAAAATTTGA
- a CDS encoding heavy metal translocating P-type ATPase, producing MKKQKIFDFLDDEKISDKVIDFNHKNITIVRFFIPSIHCSSCVFILESLSKMYKNIFDATVDFPSKQICITFNNIEFKLSDIAKLLDSMGYRPSINFESIEKNIKTNNSNLFDRKLIGKLSISFFCFGNIMLLAIPEYVGAEQDIWFMENRNFFRYFMLILSLPVVMFSLTDHIKYAVLGLKKHVLNINVPISIGILVLFSWSCYEVFFDLGSGYFDSLSSFSLFLLISKIFQIHTHNKILSFDKNYKSLYPVLITKIYDNEKEEKILLSSLQKGDLILIRNEEIIPADSVLIKGNAVLDNSFITGESYLIHKKMGERIYAGSKQKGEAIIIKVIKNIDHSYLSLLWNKNKSNQYHRKSHKLFDLNSISTRFSQYFTPIILIISIITGIYWSFSNDVSKIFQTVFSVLIITCPCALVLSSPLIFGNIIRFFSKKGFYVKDIFTMERIASVKTLIFDKTGTITDPNKEKIFFVGNIKNEEKKIIASLLKNSSHPLSQKILSELSVKDFYIIKNFKEVIGKGLEGIIKNIPVKIGSQKYLGIENQMIHQNQINQTTVFISINNKFVGYFIFRNLYRDGVEKMFKDLKEYNIIILSGDHNDLEKKYLKSILPKSSKVFFSQSPENKLDYVKKLQEKGEKIMMFGDGINDCAALNQSEVGIAVSENPTSFFPSCDAFIQSNCLNHIFLFLNISKISVKLVFINFMISLFYNSVGIFFAVTGNLKPFIASILMPLSSFSVIFFSIISTWILSRKLIF from the coding sequence ATGAAAAAACAGAAAATTTTTGATTTTCTTGATGATGAAAAAATTTCAGATAAAGTAATTGATTTTAATCATAAAAATATTACCATAGTTCGTTTTTTCATTCCCTCTATTCACTGTAGTTCTTGTGTTTTTATTTTGGAAAGTTTGTCTAAGATGTATAAAAATATTTTTGATGCTACTGTTGATTTTCCTAGTAAACAAATTTGTATCACATTTAATAATATTGAATTTAAACTGAGTGATATAGCTAAATTACTTGATAGCATGGGATATAGACCATCTATTAATTTTGAATCAATAGAAAAAAACATAAAAACTAATAACTCAAATTTATTTGATAGAAAATTAATAGGAAAGCTATCCATTTCTTTTTTTTGTTTTGGTAATATCATGCTGTTAGCTATTCCAGAATATGTAGGTGCTGAACAAGACATATGGTTTATGGAAAATCGTAATTTTTTTCGTTATTTTATGTTAATACTATCTTTACCAGTAGTAATGTTTTCTCTTACTGATCATATTAAATATGCTGTATTAGGATTAAAAAAACATGTCTTGAATATAAATGTTCCAATTTCCATTGGAATATTAGTTCTTTTTTCATGGAGTTGTTATGAAGTATTTTTTGACTTAGGTTCAGGTTATTTTGATAGTCTTTCTAGTTTTTCTTTATTTCTACTTATAAGTAAAATATTTCAAATACATACTCATAACAAAATTCTTTCTTTTGATAAAAATTATAAATCTTTATATCCAGTTTTAATAACAAAAATATATGATAATGAAAAAGAAGAAAAAATTTTACTTTCTTCTTTACAAAAAGGGGATCTTATTTTAATAAGAAATGAAGAAATTATTCCTGCTGATTCTGTATTAATAAAGGGTAACGCAGTATTAGATAATAGTTTCATTACAGGAGAATCCTATTTAATTCACAAAAAAATGGGAGAACGAATTTATGCTGGTTCTAAACAAAAAGGAGAAGCTATTATTATAAAAGTTATTAAAAACATAGATCATAGTTATTTAAGTTTATTATGGAATAAGAATAAATCGAATCAGTATCATCGTAAAAGTCACAAATTATTTGATTTGAATTCAATATCTACTAGATTTAGTCAATATTTTACTCCTATTATTTTGATAATTTCGATTATAACTGGAATATATTGGTCTTTTAGTAATGATGTTTCAAAAATTTTTCAAACAGTTTTTTCTGTTTTAATTATTACTTGTCCATGTGCTTTAGTTCTTTCTAGTCCATTAATTTTTGGAAATATAATCCGTTTTTTTTCCAAAAAAGGTTTTTATGTGAAAGATATTTTTACAATGGAAAGAATTGCCTCTGTCAAAACTTTAATTTTTGATAAAACTGGAACTATAACAGATCCCAATAAGGAAAAAATATTTTTTGTGGGAAATATAAAAAATGAAGAAAAGAAAATTATAGCTTCTTTGTTAAAAAATTCAAGTCATCCTTTAAGTCAAAAAATACTATCAGAATTATCTGTAAAAGATTTTTATATTATAAAAAATTTTAAAGAAGTTATAGGAAAAGGTTTAGAAGGAATTATAAAAAATATACCAGTTAAAATCGGTTCTCAAAAATATTTAGGGATTGAAAATCAAATGATTCATCAAAATCAAATTAATCAAACAACAGTTTTTATTTCTATAAATAATAAATTTGTAGGTTATTTTATATTTAGAAATTTATATCGTGATGGGGTAGAGAAAATGTTTAAAGATTTAAAAGAATATAATATTATTATTCTTTCTGGAGATCATAATGATTTAGAAAAAAAGTATTTAAAGTCAATTTTACCAAAATCAAGTAAGGTTTTTTTTAGTCAAAGTCCAGAAAATAAATTAGATTATGTTAAAAAATTACAAGAAAAAGGAGAAAAAATTATGATGTTTGGAGATGGAATTAATGATTGTGCAGCGTTAAATCAAAGTGAAGTAGGTATTGCGGTATCAGAAAATCCAACTAGTTTTTTTCCTAGTTGTGACGCTTTTATACAATCTAATTGTTTGAATCATATTTTTTTATTTTTGAATATATCAAAAATATCTGTGAAATTAGTATTCATTAATTTTATGATTAGTTTATTTTACAATAGTGTAGGAATTTTTTTTGCTGTTACCGGAAATTTAAAACCTTTTATAGCTTCTATTTTAATGCCTTTAAGTTCTTTTTCCGTTATATTTTTTTCTATAATATCTACTTGGATCCTTTCACGAAAATTAATATTTTAA